The Candidatus Methylacidiphilales bacterium region GGGGCGAAAGGTTTGATGGGTTCAGCTTTGAGGTTGAGGCTTTTGAGGGCTTCGGGCCAAGATTTGCCTTCGGTGAGTGCGGAATTGAGTTTGTTGTAGATTTCTTGAGCTTGCTCGCGGGCTTTTTGTCTGGCGAGGCGTTGTTTGATTTGGGAGACGACTTTGTCTTTGACTTCGTTGAGTGGGCGTAGGGTGCTAGGTTTTTCTTCGGCTAGAGCGATGACTAGGAAGTCGTCGTTGACTTGGATGACGTCGGAGGTGGGGCTTTCTTGGGAGAGTCGGAAGGCGGTGCGAACGAGGGAGAAATTGGATGGGATTTCTTTCGGGGATTGTTCTTCGGTGAAGAAGGATGTGGTGATGAGGGTGAGTTGTTTTTCTTTGGCGAGTTCTTGGATGGTAGGTGGGGTGTCGGAGTTGGGGCGTGGGGTGATGAGAGCGAGGGCGAAGTCGGATGCTTCGTTGCGGAGGGCACGGAGAAGTGAGGCTTTTTCGGAGTCAGGGAGTTTTTTTTGCTCTGGGGTGAGCGACCATTTTACGGCATGAATTTTTCTTTGTGCAGGGGTGCGGTAGTCGGGGTTGTTGGGATTTTCGTTGTATTCTTTTTGAACTTCTTCTTGGGAGGGGTTGATGGAGCGGGCGTGGTCAGAATCTTTAATTTCGATAATTTCGAGGTGGACGAGTCCGTGGGTGCGTTCGAATTCTTCGTTGATTTCTTGTGGGGTGAGCTTGAGTCCGGCGGTGAGGGCTTGTCTGAAGGCTTCGATGAGGAGATCGTCTTTTACAGATTGAAGGAATTTGCTTTCAGAGATGCCTAGGGAGCCTAGGAAGTTGCTGACAAAGTTTTTGTAGAGTTGTGGATCATATCTGCCATCTTTTTGGAAGGCGGGCATGGAGGTGAGGTGATTGTGTGAATCTGCGTCGGGGATTTGGATGCCGAGTGCGCGGGCTTCAGAAATTAGGAGGAGACGGGTCCAGGCCATTTGGGCGATTTGGTCGTTGAGACGGGAGTGGCGGGGCAGTTCGCCGTTGTTGTTGAGTCTGAGTCCGATTTCGACAGCTTGTTGGGCGTTGGTGAAATCTTCGAGGGTTACTTTTTTCCCTGAGATTGTGCCGAGGTCAGGTTGCGCTAGATGATGAAAAGAGGGGATGGTGGTGGGAACAAGAAGTGCAAGGGCCAGCAGGATGAGAATGATCCAGATGGCGGTTTTGAATTGGCCGATGAATTTTCCGAGTAGCATAGTGGGCTGTGTTAAATTTTTGATATGGTTATGAAGAGGGGTGTCTTGTGGTGTTGACAGCGTGGGGCAGTAGGATAACTATGCCGCCATGAGTAGTAAAGTTAGCCATCATGTTGGTCGACTGGCTTGTATTTTGGCGACGTTGTTTGCCAGCTTACTGTTGCATGGGCAAGACAAAATCGTGCGAAAGGGTGGGCAGGTGTTGGAAGGCAAGATTATCAAGGGGGACGCTCAGACTGTGACGTATACCTCAGGGGGTATGACGGCGCCGGTGTTATTGAAGGAAGTTGAAAAAATAGAGATGGTGCCGCCGATAGATTTGAGTGCCGTTGAGCTTCGCGCTGATAATGTGAGCGAAGTGATCCAGCGACTCAACGATGTGATTAAGGATTTTAAGGGTTTACCTGTGGATTGGGTAGCAGAAGCAATGGCCCTGCTTGCGGATGCTTATCAGGCGAGTAACCAAAACGACAAGGCTAATGCCATCTACGAAGAGATGCGTCAGCTTTATCCAAATCAACCGCAGTTTCTCCTGAAAGCTAACCTAAGCGCTGCGAAGAGTGAAGTGCGACAAGGCAAAACTACTGAAGCCCTTAAGCTTATCTCGCCATTGATTGAGGAGGCTTCGACGACTCTCAATATCTCTGATCAAAAGGCCTCTCTTTATGCTGAAGCGCACTTAATTCAGGGAATGATTTTTGAGCGAGAACAGAAACTCCACGAGGCGCTACAGGCTTACGTGAAGGTCTATACTCTTTATCCTCAAGGCGCACAAGCAGCAGCTGAAGCTCGAGCTGCTGTTGAACGACTTCGCGCCGATCATCCAAAACTATACGCAAAGTGATATTGCGGTGGAAAAGGTTCTTCGTGCAAAAAGGGATGAATTAAAAACCTATCGGCTTTTAGGTTTGTCTCGAATTAGGAAACAAGTGGCTCGGCAGCCTTCCTCATCGCGGGGAAGGTTGATCGGGGGCGAGTTACCTGACCGTCCTGCTCTGATCGTGAATAATTCAGAATACTGCTTAGCTTGGCAGCAGGCTCTAGAGGCTGTTCGGGCCAAGTATAAACAGACTCCTTTGGCGACAGCTTTCGATACAACTTCTCTTCATGCTGAGATCGAGGAGGTCGCCTATCAGTTGCTACTGAGAAGATACATGGCTCAGTCTAGTCTTAGGCAAGTATGTGAAAGATATGGCGTGGATGCGCAATCAGCGAATCGTGTGTTGGATGAGATCTATGAAAATTTTGAAGAAACACGAAGTGAAACTCCCTGTGCTGCCACATACCCTGCGTATCGAGCGGCTATAGTTGATGAATTGTTGACTCGCATCCGAAACCGCAACGATCGAAGCTCTGCAAATATATCAAAAGCTTGGAGAGAAATCATAGGGGAGGAACTTTACCGCCATTCCACGATACAGTTGTATGCTGATAAAGATGCGGTGTTAATTATCCGTGCTTCAAATTCTGTCGTTGCGCATCACATCAGGCAGATAAAACATCATTGGCTACCCAAGCTAGAGGAAAAGCTCGGCTTGAAGCTAAAGAGATGGATTATCCGAAGCTGAGT contains the following coding sequences:
- a CDS encoding tetratricopeptide repeat protein; translation: MSSKVSHHVGRLACILATLFASLLLHGQDKIVRKGGQVLEGKIIKGDAQTVTYTSGGMTAPVLLKEVEKIEMVPPIDLSAVELRADNVSEVIQRLNDVIKDFKGLPVDWVAEAMALLADAYQASNQNDKANAIYEEMRQLYPNQPQFLLKANLSAAKSEVRQGKTTEALKLISPLIEEASTTLNISDQKASLYAEAHLIQGMIFEREQKLHEALQAYVKVYTLYPQGAQAAAEARAAVERLRADHPKLYAK
- a CDS encoding SurA N-terminal domain-containing protein, producing the protein MLLGKFIGQFKTAIWIILILLALALLVPTTIPSFHHLAQPDLGTISGKKVTLEDFTNAQQAVEIGLRLNNNGELPRHSRLNDQIAQMAWTRLLLISEARALGIQIPDADSHNHLTSMPAFQKDGRYDPQLYKNFVSNFLGSLGISESKFLQSVKDDLLIEAFRQALTAGLKLTPQEINEEFERTHGLVHLEIIEIKDSDHARSINPSQEEVQKEYNENPNNPDYRTPAQRKIHAVKWSLTPEQKKLPDSEKASLLRALRNEASDFALALITPRPNSDTPPTIQELAKEKQLTLITTSFFTEEQSPKEIPSNFSLVRTAFRLSQESPTSDVIQVNDDFLVIALAEEKPSTLRPLNEVKDKVVSQIKQRLARQKAREQAQEIYNKLNSALTEGKSWPEALKSLNLKAEPIKPFAPIQEAEILKHPIGQSLLSLAYRLKTNQLSSPVSTPNGQLIAYLKKREPADPSKLEDFKKQFTDTILSQKQQQLLQEWIQNKLTTKGYSLPAFLRQAPPNPLSPSPTPGENLTPPPPTPAS
- a CDS encoding DUF721 domain-containing protein, which encodes MNDFAPIIQNYTQSDIAVEKVLRAKRDELKTYRLLGLSRIRKQVARQPSSSRGRLIGGELPDRPALIVNNSEYCLAWQQALEAVRAKYKQTPLATAFDTTSLHAEIEEVAYQLLLRRYMAQSSLRQVCERYGVDAQSANRVLDEIYENFEETRSETPCAATYPAYRAAIVDELLTRIRNRNDRSSANISKAWREIIGEELYRHSTIQLYADKDAVLIIRASNSVVAHHIRQIKHHWLPKLEEKLGLKLKRWIIRS